The Populus alba chromosome 4, ASM523922v2, whole genome shotgun sequence genome contains a region encoding:
- the LOC118050110 gene encoding derlin-1-like, which yields MSTPGEYYRSLPPVSKTYGVACLMTTAAYYLGLYQASSIALYYEDVIKRFQVWRLITNFFFLGPFSFPFAFRLIIIARYGVQLERGPFDKRTADFVWMFFFGALSLLVMAAVPFLWSGFMGVSLVFMIVYMWGREFPNAQVSIYGLVSLKGFYLPWAMLALDLIFGNPLMPDILGMLAGHLYYFLTVLHPLSGGKFIFKTPFWVHKLVAFWGEGTQVNAPVQRDPSAGTAFRGRSYRLNGNRNNSAGQAQENPRTQQPDSNNGVAFRGRGYRLGGQ from the exons ATGTCGACTCCTGGAGA ATACTATCGGTCCTTACCACCTGTGAGCAAGACATATGGGGTGGCATGCTTAATGACCACAGCTGCCTATTATCTTGGTCTTTACCAAGCCAGTTCTATAGCCCTTTACTATGAAGATGTAATCAAACGTTTTCAG GTTTGGAGGCTAATtactaattttttctttctgggGCCATTTTCATTTCCCTTTGCATTCCGGCTTATAATTAT AGCAAGATATGGTGTTCAACTGGAGAGAGGACCATTTGACAAAAGAACAGCAGATTTTGTGTGGATGTTCTTCTTTGGGGCACTGTCACTTCTG gtGATGGCTGCTGTTCCCTTTCTTTGGTCTGGATTTATGGGAGTTTCTCTGGTTTTCATGATAGTCTACATGTGGGGACGTGAGTTTCCAAATGCTCAAGTCAGCATATATGGTCTGGTGTCCCTAAAG GGATTCTATCTACCCTGGGCAATGCTAGCATTGGATTTGATTTTTGGCAATCCTCTAATGCCTGATATTCTTGGAATGCTTGCTGGACATCTCTATTACTTCCTTACTGTGCTTCATCCACTCTCTGgtggaaaattcattttcaagacCCCTTTTTGGGT TCACAAACTGGTAGCATTCTGGGGCGAGGGGACACAAGTAAATGCTCCAGTGCAGCGTGATCCATCTGCAGGGACTGCTTTTCGTGGAAGGAGCTATCGTCTCAATGGCAACCGGAATAACTCTGCCGGGCAAGCACAAGAAAACCCTCGAACACAGCAGCCTGATTCAAACAACGGAGTGGCTTTTCGAGGAAGAGGCTATCGTCTCGGTGGCCAGTAG
- the LOC118050109 gene encoding ceramide kinase isoform X1 translates to MEINREDYKSDPKVVESGNVGEATSSASSSVLKSTLLLENVGDVVLTLNSDGLSLEFLGSSYNDGSITSGIKPVQKFVNEIRFSDVYGVEFINYGLINVSRQSKAEQCFQGRASHGSEMYRFTVHSFQKSRGQPCLWVLAVYSFGHKDLQTCQTWVDRINASLNLEMGRPKNLLVFINPMSGKASGRRTWEMVAPIFSRAKVKTKVIVTERAGHAFDVMSSAANNELKSYNGVIAVGGDGFFNEILNGFLLSRHKAPWPPSPSDIVHSDQSSGNGLFRNPNERVTETTCQNEDHSPLLSNSVYNGTRQANFRTEDGTCNIGQDFEFPLPGEEFRFGIIPAGSTDAIVMCTTGTRDPITSALNIVLGKKVCLDIAQVVRWKTTTASDIEPYVRYAASFAGYGFYGDVIAESEKYRWMGPKRYDYAGTKVFLRHSSYEAEVAFIETESEKTNPTVEKVHLFSGLRKRQGPKKSERVVCRTNCGVCNTKSDYMSKRSPCSTPYSSSGETRWLRSRGTLPSLQREEDSPSILNLWSITRRQLLRLLLLASRVSGIWMVSSSKHTSFLHKYFEALLACLHPALKFSRTPFRCLSCYIIDLLDDLKCIPTSWPDSRALEMVWHQLRPEVVVFGPPYCIAGKKKNKNYRIAIG, encoded by the exons ATGGAGATAAACAGAGAAGATTATAAATCAGACCCGAAAGTTGTGGAGTCAGGTAATGTCGGAGAAGCAACATCATCAGCATCGTCGTCGGTTTTGAAGTCGACCCTTTTGCTAGAAAATGTTGGGGATGTAGTTCTCACTCTCAATTCTGATGGGCTGTCTTTGGAATTTCTTGGTTCCTCGTATAAT GACGGATCAATAACTTCTGGAATTAAACCTGTTCAAAAATTTGTAAATGAGATCAGATTTTCTGACGTGTATGGTGTGGAGTTCATAAACTatggtttaattaatgtttcACGTCAATCCAAAGCTGAACAGTGTTTTCAGGGTCGTGCCTCTCATGGATCTGag ATGTATCGCTTTACAGTGCACAGCTTCCAAAAGTCTCGAGGCCAGCCTTGTCTTTGGGTCCTTGCCGTGTACAGTTTTGGTCACAAGGATTTGCAGACATGTCAGACATGGGTTGATCGAATTAACGCTTCTCTGAACTTAGAAATGGGGAGACCAAAGAATCTTCTG GTTTTCATTAATCCAATGAGTGGCAAAGCCAGTGGACGTAGAACCTGGGAAATGGTGGCTCCCATATTCTCGCGTGCTAAAGTAAAAACAAAG GTGATTGTGACAGAGAGGGCAGGGCATGCATTTGATGTGATGTCATCTGCTGCAAACAACGAACTTAAATCATATAATGGTGTTATAGCTGTT GGTGGTGATGGTTTCTTCAATGAAATCCTCAATGGGTTTCTTTTATCTAGACATAAAGCTCCTTGGCCACCATCCCCTTCAGATATTGTTCATTCTGATCAGAGTAGTGGCAATGGTTTGTTTCGCAATCCAAACGAGAGAGTTACTGAAACTACTTGTCAAAATGAAGACCATTCTCCCCTTTTATCAAATTCAGTTTATAATGGAACGAGACAAGCCAATTTCA GAACAGAAGATGGTACTTGCAACATAG GTCAAGATTTTGAGTTTCCCCTTCCAGGTGAAGAGTTTAGATTTGGAATCATTCCTGCTGGCTCAACCGATGCTATTGTGATGTG TACAACTGGAACTAGAGATCCTATAACATCTGCATTGAACATTGTCCTTGGAAAAAAGGTGTGCCTCGATATAGCTCAAGTTGTGAGATGGAAAACAACAACAGCATCTGATATTGAACCTTATGTACGCTATGCAGCTTCTTTTGCTGG GTATGGGTTTTATGGAGATGTCATTGCTGAAAGTGAAAAATATCGCTGGATGGGCCCCAAACGTTATGATTACGCTGGAACAAAAGTGTTTTTGAGACACAG CTCATATGAGGCAGAAGTAGCATTCATAGAAACTGAAtctgaaaaaacaaatccaactgTTGAGAAGGTTCATCTGTTTAGTGGGCTAAGAAAAAGGCAGGGTCCTAAAAAATCAGAACGAGTAGTTTGCCGCACAAACTGTGGTGTATGCAACACAAAATCAGATTATATGTCCAAGAGAAGTCCCTGTTCAACACCTTATTCATCTTCAGGTGAAACTAGATGGCTGAGATCTAGAG GCACCTTACCCAGCTTGCAAAGAGAGGAGGACAGCCCCTCAATTTTGAATTTGTGGAGCATCACAAG ACGCCAGCTTTTACGTTTACTTCTTTTGGCAAGCAGAGTGTCTGGAATTTGGATGGTGAGCTCTTCCAAGCACACCAGCTTTCTGCACAAGTATTTCGAggccttgttagcttgtttgcATCCGGCCCTGAAGTTTAGTAGAACACCATTCAGATGCCTCTCTTGCTACATAATTGACTTGCTGGACGACTTGAAGTGCATCCCAACCAGTTGGCCTGACAGCAGAGCTTTGGAAATGGTCTGGCATCAACTTAGGCCAGAGGTGGTGGTTTTTGGCCCACCATATTGTATcgcaggtaaaaaaaaaaacaaaaactataggATTGCAATAGGATAA
- the LOC118050109 gene encoding ceramide kinase isoform X2, producing MEINREDYKSDPKVVESGNVGEATSSASSSVLKSTLLLENVGDVVLTLNSDGLSLEFLGSSYNDGSITSGIKPVQKFVNEIRFSDVYGVEFINYGLINVSRQSKAEQCFQGRASHGSEMYRFTVHSFQKSRGQPCLWVLAVYSFGHKDLQTCQTWVDRINASLNLEMGRPKNLLVFINPMSGKASGRRTWEMVAPIFSRAKVKTKVIVTERAGHAFDVMSSAANNELKSYNGVIAVGGDGFFNEILNGFLLSRHKAPWPPSPSDIVHSDQSSGNGLFRNPNERVTETTCQNEDHSPLLSNSVYNGTRQANFRTEDGTCNIGQDFEFPLPGEEFRFGIIPAGSTDAIVMCTTGTRDPITSALNIVLGKKVCLDIAQVVRWKTTTASDIEPYVRYAASFAGYGFYGDVIAESEKYRWMGPKRYDYAGTKVFLRHSSYEAEVAFIETESEKTNPTVEKVHLFSGLRKRQGPKKSERVVCRTNCGVCNTKSDYMSKRSPCSTPYSSSGETRWLRSRGKFLSVGAAIISNRNERAPDGLVADAHLSDGFLHLLMIRDCPHASYLWHLTQLAKRGGQPLNFEFVEHHKTPAFTFTSFGKQSVWNLDGELFQAHQLSAQVFRGLVSLFASGPEV from the exons ATGGAGATAAACAGAGAAGATTATAAATCAGACCCGAAAGTTGTGGAGTCAGGTAATGTCGGAGAAGCAACATCATCAGCATCGTCGTCGGTTTTGAAGTCGACCCTTTTGCTAGAAAATGTTGGGGATGTAGTTCTCACTCTCAATTCTGATGGGCTGTCTTTGGAATTTCTTGGTTCCTCGTATAAT GACGGATCAATAACTTCTGGAATTAAACCTGTTCAAAAATTTGTAAATGAGATCAGATTTTCTGACGTGTATGGTGTGGAGTTCATAAACTatggtttaattaatgtttcACGTCAATCCAAAGCTGAACAGTGTTTTCAGGGTCGTGCCTCTCATGGATCTGag ATGTATCGCTTTACAGTGCACAGCTTCCAAAAGTCTCGAGGCCAGCCTTGTCTTTGGGTCCTTGCCGTGTACAGTTTTGGTCACAAGGATTTGCAGACATGTCAGACATGGGTTGATCGAATTAACGCTTCTCTGAACTTAGAAATGGGGAGACCAAAGAATCTTCTG GTTTTCATTAATCCAATGAGTGGCAAAGCCAGTGGACGTAGAACCTGGGAAATGGTGGCTCCCATATTCTCGCGTGCTAAAGTAAAAACAAAG GTGATTGTGACAGAGAGGGCAGGGCATGCATTTGATGTGATGTCATCTGCTGCAAACAACGAACTTAAATCATATAATGGTGTTATAGCTGTT GGTGGTGATGGTTTCTTCAATGAAATCCTCAATGGGTTTCTTTTATCTAGACATAAAGCTCCTTGGCCACCATCCCCTTCAGATATTGTTCATTCTGATCAGAGTAGTGGCAATGGTTTGTTTCGCAATCCAAACGAGAGAGTTACTGAAACTACTTGTCAAAATGAAGACCATTCTCCCCTTTTATCAAATTCAGTTTATAATGGAACGAGACAAGCCAATTTCA GAACAGAAGATGGTACTTGCAACATAG GTCAAGATTTTGAGTTTCCCCTTCCAGGTGAAGAGTTTAGATTTGGAATCATTCCTGCTGGCTCAACCGATGCTATTGTGATGTG TACAACTGGAACTAGAGATCCTATAACATCTGCATTGAACATTGTCCTTGGAAAAAAGGTGTGCCTCGATATAGCTCAAGTTGTGAGATGGAAAACAACAACAGCATCTGATATTGAACCTTATGTACGCTATGCAGCTTCTTTTGCTGG GTATGGGTTTTATGGAGATGTCATTGCTGAAAGTGAAAAATATCGCTGGATGGGCCCCAAACGTTATGATTACGCTGGAACAAAAGTGTTTTTGAGACACAG CTCATATGAGGCAGAAGTAGCATTCATAGAAACTGAAtctgaaaaaacaaatccaactgTTGAGAAGGTTCATCTGTTTAGTGGGCTAAGAAAAAGGCAGGGTCCTAAAAAATCAGAACGAGTAGTTTGCCGCACAAACTGTGGTGTATGCAACACAAAATCAGATTATATGTCCAAGAGAAGTCCCTGTTCAACACCTTATTCATCTTCAGGTGAAACTAGATGGCTGAGATCTAGAGGTAAATTTCTTAGTGTTGGTGCTGCCATAATTTCCAACAGAAATGAAAGAGCACCCGATGGTTTGGTGGCCGATGCACATCTTTCAGATGGTTTTCTACATCTTTTAATGATTAGAGACTGCCCTCACGCTTCATATTTATG GCACCTTACCCAGCTTGCAAAGAGAGGAGGACAGCCCCTCAATTTTGAATTTGTGGAGCATCACAAG ACGCCAGCTTTTACGTTTACTTCTTTTGGCAAGCAGAGTGTCTGGAATTTGGATGGTGAGCTCTTCCAAGCACACCAGCTTTCTGCACAAGTATTTCGAggccttgttagcttgtttgcATCCGGCCCTGAAGTTTAG
- the LOC118050108 gene encoding uncharacterized Rho GTPase-activating protein At5g61530, with protein MPSAVSPQWQEKATGFFSTSGVKLKEAGQSAGTFVGEVAKDAKGNVADVAEKVGSAVKTRWAILREPSTRHAMQERLITAAATTGMFFRKGISETKDKVTVGKTKVEEVAKKTAQKSKTILTDIERWQKGVASTDLFGVPIEVTVQRQEFSKLVPHILVKCADYLILSGLNSVDLFKAEGDKKVIQQLVSLYNQDSNASLPEGLSPIDVAFLAKCYLASLPEPLTTFELYDEIKGARSSIHVMKNILKKLPAVNYMTLEFITALLLRVSQKSLLNKMDARAIATEMAPVIMWQKERKPETYRSYWNNLSRSPSKKNMDPAPTYSAWDMLSEESEDMDASSLIPLDDGMPTDFGAIDIVQCLIEQHNAIFTDANETVWR; from the exons ATGCCTTCAGCTGTCTCGCCTCAGTGGCAGGAGAAGGCTACTGGTTTCTTTTCTACCTCTG GGGTGAAGCTTAAAGAAGCTGGACAATCGGCTGGAACATTTGTCGGAGAGGTTGCGAAGGATGCCAAAGGTAATGTTGCTGATGTAGCAGAAAAAGTTGGATCAGCAGTCAAAACTCGATGGGCAATTCTTAGGGAGCCATCGACTAGGCATGCTATGCAGGAACGTCTAATAACTGCTGCTGCTACGACTGGTATGTTCTTCAGGAAGGGCATCTCAGAGACAAAGGACAAGGTTACTGTTGGGAAGACAAAAGTGGAAGAG GTGGCCAAAAAGACTGCTCAGAAAAGTAAAACAATATTGACTGACATTGAACGATGGCAAAAG GGAGTTGCAAGCACTGACT TATTTGGAGTTCCAATTGAAGTTACTGTTCAACGGCAAGAATTCAGCAAGCTTGTTCCACATATATTGGTCAAATGTGCAGATTATCTCATATTATCAG GATTGAACTCAGTGGACTTGTTTAAAGCTGAAGGGGATAAAAAGGTTATTCAGCAATTAGTATCCTTGTACAACCAAG ACTCCAATGCATCATTGCCAGAGGGTCTAAGTCCAATTGATGTGGCATTTCTAGCCAAATGCTATCTTGCAAGCCTTCCGGAACCCCTAACCACATTTGAACTTTATGATGAGATCAAAGGTGCCCGTTCTAGCATCCATGTAATGAAAAACATCCTGAAGAAACTTCCTGCAGTAAACTACATGACTCTGGAGTTCATCACTGCACTACTGCTCCGTGTTAGCCAGAAGTCACTTCTTAACAAG ATGGATGCCCGGGCCATTGCCACAGAAATGGCCCCTGTTATTATGTGGCAGAAAGAAAGGAAGCCAGAAACTTACAGGTCATATTGGAATAATTTGTCAAGAAGTCCTTCCAAGAAGAATATGGATCCAGCTCCTACTTACAGTGCATGGGACATGCTTTCAG AAGAAAGCGAAGACATGGATGCATCCTCACTCATTCCCCTGGATGATGGAATGCCAACGGACTTCGGTGCTatagacattgttcagtgtctCATAGAACAGCACAATGCAATCTTTACTGATGCAAATGAGACTGTTTGGAGATGA
- the LOC118050107 gene encoding hexose carrier protein HEX6 isoform X1 — translation MAVGLAVSSEDGQYNGRVTSFVILSCMVASMGGLLFGYDIGISGGVTSMEPFLKKFFPVVYTRMKDDTKISNYCKFDSQLLTSFTSSLYVAGLVASFFASSITRYFGRKPSILAGGAAFLSGSALNGAATNLYMLIFGRVLLGVGVGFANQAVPLYLSEMAPPRYRGAINNGFQLCIAIGVLSANFINFATEKIEGGWGWRISLVMAAIPATFLTIGSLFLPETPNSLIQRFNDEQKAKTMLQRIRGTTDVEAEFNDLIKASLVSKSIEHPIKKIMQNKYRPQLVMAIAIPFFQQVTGINVIAFYAPVLLRTIGLSESVSLIMSALIAGVVGTASTLLSMLVVDKLGRRVMLICGGVQMFVSQIMIGSVMAAQLGDHGSINKGYAHFVLTMISIYVSGFAWSWGPLGWLVPSEIFPLEIRSVGQSIVVAVNFVFTFVVAQTFLGMLCHFKSGIFFFFGGWVAVMTAFVYLLLPETKKVPIEVMERVWREHWFWKRIVEEFDDKSNMEPA, via the exons ATGGCTGTAGGATTAGCTGTGTCAAGTGAAGATGGGCAGTATAATGGTAGGGTTACTTCGTTTGTTATCCTGTCTTGTATGGTAGCTTCCATGGGAGGACTTCTTTTTGGTTATGACATTGGTATTTCAG GTGGAGTGACATCCATGGAACCTTTTCTCAAGAAATTCTTCCCAGTAGTGTACACTAGAATGAAGGACGATACCAAGATTAGCAACTACTGCAAATTCGATAGCCAGCTTTTGACCTCCTTTACATCATCACTCTATGTTGCTGGCCTTGTCGCTTCCTTCTTTGCCTCGTCAATCACTCGATACTTCGGGCGCAAACCATCAATCCTTGCAGGAGGTGCTGCGTTTCTTTCTGGTTCTGCCCTCAATGGGGCAGCGACTAATCTGTACATGCTAATATTTGGCCGTGTCCTTCTTGGAGTTGGAGTTGGTTTTGCAAACCAG GCGGTCCCTTTGTATCTCTCTGAAATGGCACCTCCAAGATATAGAGGGGCAATCAACAATGGCTTCCAACTCTGCATCGCTATTGGAGTGCTCTCGGCTAACTTCATCAACTTCGCCACTGAGAAGATTGAAGGTGGTTGGGGTTGGCGAATCTCCCTAGTAATGGCGGCAATCCCTGCCACATTCCTAACAATAGGTTCACTTTTCCTACCAGAGACACCCAACAGCCTAATTCAACGCTTCAACGACGAACAAAAGGCCAAAACCATGCTACAACGCATCCGTGGCACAACCGATGTCGAAGCAGAATTTAATGATCTTATCAAAGCAAGTTTGGTTTCAAAATCCATCGAACATCCAATCAAGAAAatcatgcaaaacaaatatagaCCACAACTAGTCATGGCAATAGCAATACCATTTTTCCAACAAGTAACAGGTATCAATGTCATTGCATTCTACGCTCCAGTCCTCCTCCGAACTATAGGTCTAAGCGAGAGTGTGTCGCTCATCATGTCCGCCCTGATAGCTGGGGTCGTCGGCACCGCTTCAACGCTCCTATCGATGCTCGTAGTGGACAAACTTGGCAGAAGAGTAATGCTCATATGCGGCGGCGTACAGATGTTTGTGTCACAGATTATGATTGGAAGTGTCATGGCAGCTCAACTAGGTGATCATGGCAGCATAAACAAAGGGTACGCTCATTTTGTTCTGACTATGATATCCATATATGTATCTGGCTTTGCCTGGTCATGGGGTCCATTGGGATGGCTGGTTCCAAGTGAGATATTTCCTTTGGAAATTCGATCGGTAGGGCAGAGCATTGTGGTGGCAGTGAATTTCGTCTTCACTTTCGTTGTTGCACAGACATTTCTGGGTATGCTTTGCCATTTCAAGTCagggattttcttcttttttggtggATGGGTGGCGGTGATGACTGCCTTTGTGTATTTGTTGTTGCCTGAGACTAAAAAAGTCCCGATCGAGGTAATGGAGAGAGTGTGGAGGGAGCACTGGTTTTGGAAGAGAATTGTAGAGGAATTTGACGACAAGAGTAACATGGAACCTGCTTGA
- the LOC118050107 gene encoding hexose carrier protein HEX6 isoform X2 has protein sequence MAAGLAIAGEGGQYNGKMTWFVVLSCMMASMGGVIFGYDIGISGGVTSMEPFLKKFFPVVYTRMKDDTKISNYCKFDSQLLTSFTSSLYVAGLVASFFASSITRYFGRKPSILAGGAAFLSGSALNGAATNLYMLIFGRVLLGVGVGFANQAVPLYLSEMAPPRYRGAINNGFQLCIAIGVLSANFINFATEKIEGGWGWRISLVMAAIPATFLTIGSLFLPETPNSLIQRFNDEQKAKTMLQRIRGTTDVEAEFNDLIKASLVSKSIEHPIKKIMQNKYRPQLVMAIAIPFFQQVTGINVIAFYAPVLLRTIGLSESVSLIMSALIAGVVGTASTLLSMLVVDKLGRRVMLICGGVQMFVSQIMIGSVMAAQLGDHGSINKGYAHFVLTMISIYVSGFAWSWGPLGWLVPSEIFPLEIRSVGQSIVVAVNFVFTFVVAQTFLGMLCHFKSGIFFFFGGWVAVMTAFVYLLLPETKKVPIEVMERVWREHWFWKRIVEEFDDKSNMEPA, from the exons ATGGCGGCAGGGTTAGCCATAGCAGGTGAAGGGGGGCAGTACAATGGGAAGATGACTTGGTTCGTTGTTTTGTCTTGTATGATGGCTTCCATGGGAGGAGTCATTTTCGGCTATGACATTGGAATCTCAG GTGGAGTGACATCCATGGAACCTTTTCTCAAGAAATTCTTCCCAGTAGTGTACACTAGAATGAAGGACGATACCAAGATTAGCAACTACTGCAAATTCGATAGCCAGCTTTTGACCTCCTTTACATCATCACTCTATGTTGCTGGCCTTGTCGCTTCCTTCTTTGCCTCGTCAATCACTCGATACTTCGGGCGCAAACCATCAATCCTTGCAGGAGGTGCTGCGTTTCTTTCTGGTTCTGCCCTCAATGGGGCAGCGACTAATCTGTACATGCTAATATTTGGCCGTGTCCTTCTTGGAGTTGGAGTTGGTTTTGCAAACCAG GCGGTCCCTTTGTATCTCTCTGAAATGGCACCTCCAAGATATAGAGGGGCAATCAACAATGGCTTCCAACTCTGCATCGCTATTGGAGTGCTCTCGGCTAACTTCATCAACTTCGCCACTGAGAAGATTGAAGGTGGTTGGGGTTGGCGAATCTCCCTAGTAATGGCGGCAATCCCTGCCACATTCCTAACAATAGGTTCACTTTTCCTACCAGAGACACCCAACAGCCTAATTCAACGCTTCAACGACGAACAAAAGGCCAAAACCATGCTACAACGCATCCGTGGCACAACCGATGTCGAAGCAGAATTTAATGATCTTATCAAAGCAAGTTTGGTTTCAAAATCCATCGAACATCCAATCAAGAAAatcatgcaaaacaaatatagaCCACAACTAGTCATGGCAATAGCAATACCATTTTTCCAACAAGTAACAGGTATCAATGTCATTGCATTCTACGCTCCAGTCCTCCTCCGAACTATAGGTCTAAGCGAGAGTGTGTCGCTCATCATGTCCGCCCTGATAGCTGGGGTCGTCGGCACCGCTTCAACGCTCCTATCGATGCTCGTAGTGGACAAACTTGGCAGAAGAGTAATGCTCATATGCGGCGGCGTACAGATGTTTGTGTCACAGATTATGATTGGAAGTGTCATGGCAGCTCAACTAGGTGATCATGGCAGCATAAACAAAGGGTACGCTCATTTTGTTCTGACTATGATATCCATATATGTATCTGGCTTTGCCTGGTCATGGGGTCCATTGGGATGGCTGGTTCCAAGTGAGATATTTCCTTTGGAAATTCGATCGGTAGGGCAGAGCATTGTGGTGGCAGTGAATTTCGTCTTCACTTTCGTTGTTGCACAGACATTTCTGGGTATGCTTTGCCATTTCAAGTCagggattttcttcttttttggtggATGGGTGGCGGTGATGACTGCCTTTGTGTATTTGTTGTTGCCTGAGACTAAAAAAGTCCCGATCGAGGTAATGGAGAGAGTGTGGAGGGAGCACTGGTTTTGGAAGAGAATTGTAGAGGAATTTGACGACAAGAGTAACATGGAACCTGCTTGA